The Acidaminococcus fermentans DSM 20731 sequence TGTTTTCCGCCTTGCCGTTGACGGAATTCAGCAGGGGACGGCCGTTGTAGATCCGCAGGGCCCGTTCCATGGCTTCGATGTTGGAGGTGTCGATCTGGAGCGGGACGGAGGTGATGGACTGGAGGGTGAGGATCACCTTTTCAATCAGGGCCGGTTCATCCACCCCGGGCACCCCCACGTTCACATCCAGTACCTGGGCGCCCTTGTCCAGCTGTTCCAGGGCCAGCTGGCATACATAGTCCATGTTCTGGGACTTCAGGGCCTCCTTCAGCCGGGGTTTCCCGGTGGGATTGATCCGTTCTCCGATGATCACCGGCATCCCTTCAAAATCCACCGCCCTGCCGTAACCGGCAATGGCGCAGGGAGCCCCGGACCGGGGTGCCGGCAGGGGAATGTCCCGGCAGGCTTCGATGAGCCGGGCAATGTGGTCCGGGGTGGTGCCGCAGCAACCTCCCAGCACGGAAACCCCGGCTTCTGCAAAGGGCACCATCAGCGGAGCGTACCCTTCCCCATCGATGTGGAACACGGTCTTCCCGTCCTTCTGGACCGGCAGCCCGGCATTGGGATTGGCCACCAGGGGGATATCCACCGCCTGGAGTGCCTGAGGCACCAGCTTCACCAGGGTGTCAGGACCCTGGCCGCAGTTGAACCCCACCGCAGAAACCCCCAGGGATTCTGCCATCACCAGGGCCGTGGTCACATCCGCCCCGTTCAGCAGCTTCCCATCCTCATCAAAGGTAAAGGTGCACACAATGGGCAGGTCTGCATTTTCCTTGGCTGCCAGGATGGCCGCTTTGGCTTCGTAACTGTCGCTCATGGTTTCGATCAGGATCAGGTCCGCTCCCGCAGCGGCTCCTGCCTTCACCTGGGCGGCGTACAAAGCCACCGCCTCTGCAAAGGGCAGGTCCCCGAAAGGCTGGAGCAGTTTCCCGGTGGGGCCCAGATCCAGGGCCACAAATCCGTCCCGGACTTCTGCAGCAAACGCCGCCCGGGCATTTTCCACCCCGGCCCGGACCAGTTCTTCCACTTCCGGCTGGCCGTGGGCTGCCCCGAACTTCAGCCCGTTGGCTCCGAAGGTATTGGTTTTCAGGATATCCACTCCGGCCCGTACATAGGCCTGGTGGATGGCCCGGACCTTCTCCGGATGGAGCAGGTTCCAGGTTTCCGGCAGTTCTCCCGGCTGCAGGCCGGCTTCCTGGAGCATGGTCCCCATGGCTCCGTCAAAGAACAGTCGTCTGGTATGCAAAGCTTCTGTAAAATTCATGATTCCTCCTGACGAAAAGGACAATCCACATTGCCGCAGGCGGCACATTTGTTTTTCTTCCCGCAGCGGCCCATTTCCGTTTCCCGGGGCTCTTTCCCGCTCCGGTCGATGCCGATCACCGCCGTGACGCTTTTGGTGGGGGCCATGATGCCCCCGGCGGTCAGGGTCAGTCCGATGGTCTTGGGACAGTTGAGGAGACGGAAGATCTTCTGCTGTTCCCCCAGATCCCAGTCCCCGTATCCGGGAGAAAACCGGCTCCGGTACTGCCAGGTGTCCGGCAGGTCCTCTTTCCACAGGATCTCCTGCTGATCCAGGTAGCTTTCGATCAGGGAAGAGGCCACCGCCTGGGCCGCCGCTCCTTCCGCAATGCTCCGGATGCTGATCCGGCGCAGGGCCGTATCCACCCGGGCTCCCAGGGTGGCCCCGAACAGCAGCAGGGCATCACAGCCTTCCAGATGCCGGGCCAGGCCCGAACTGACAAATTCCGTGCCGTTCTCCAAAATCACCCGGCCCTTTTCCCGCTCCGTTCCCTGGATCACCCGGCAGCTCCACTGCTGGAGGATGTTCCGGGGCTGGACTTCGTTGCGCAGCTGGAGAAAGGCCCGGTCCACGGTGACTTTCGCCTGGTCATCCCCCGGCCGAGCCCCGAAATACCGGAGAGCCTCTTTTTCATCAAACTGGATCCGCAGATTCCCCATGGCCCGTCTCCTTTCAGCAGCGGATGATTTCCGACAGATTGCTGCGGATGCCGCCGATGATTTCCGGCTTGTTCATGGTGTAGATATGGATATTGGTAAAGCCGTTGGCGATCAGGTCCACGATCTGGCCAATGGCATAGGCCATACCCGCCTGTTTCAGGGCCGCCGGATGGTCGGCGAACCGTTCCGCCATGGCCCGGAGAGGCGCCGGCACCGGGGTACCGCTGAGGGTGAAGATCTTTTCGATCTGCTTCAGATTGGTCACCGGCATAATCCCGGCCACCACCGGCACCTGGATGCCCTTGGCCAGCAGCCGGTACATGAAGTTGTAGAACATGCTGTTGTCGAAGAACATCTGGGTCACCAGGAAATCGCAGCCGGCTTCCACCTTCATTTTGGTGTGTTCCAGGTCTTCATCCAGCCCGGCGGCTTCCGGATGGCCTTCCGGATAGGTGGCGCCTCCCACACAGAAATCCCCGTAGCTTTTGATTTTTTTCACCAGGTCGCTGGCATGGGCATAATCTCCCAGAGGATGGTCCTGGCCCTGGGGCAGGTCGCCCCGGAGCGCCAGTACATTTTCCACATGGGCATCTTTCAGCTGGTCCAATACTCCTTCGATTTTCCCTTCATCGGCTCCCACACAGGTGAGATGGGCCAGGGCCGGCACCCCGCACCGTTCGATTTCGGACACCAGGGCCACACTTTTGCCCACAGCCGTCCCGCCGGCTCCATAGGTGACACTCATGTAATCCACTCCCTGGATGGCAATGGTCCGGACGATTTCCTGGGCATGTTCCAGTTCACTGCCCTTTTTGGGCGGGAACAGTTCGCAGGATACGCAGACCTTGGGACTCTTTAACAGGTCTATGATTTTCAAAGAAGCTACCCCCTCATGCAAAAGCAAAAGTATATCGTTTCATTTTACCCCAGAAAGGACTGAAAAAGCAAAGCCTTTTTCCGTTCCGGCCGCCCTATTTCTCTTTCTTTCCCCGGATCCAGTCCCGAAGCCGGACCAACCCCTGTTCCAGCCGGACAATGTCCGGTTCCGTGGAAAGAGCCACCCGGAGATAGGCCTGGAGCCCCCGTTTGCCGCAAAGGAACCGGTCCGAATGATAGACCCGGATCCCCTGCTGCTGGAGGTCCTGCTCCACTTCCGCCCCGCTGCGGGTATCCGGAATGGGCAGCCACCGGTAGAAGCTGAGGGGATGGCCCTGGCCTTCCAGTTCCGGGAAATACCGGAAAAACAGCCGGTTCCGTTCGGCCGCCAGTTCCTGTTTTTTCCGTACCATGGCGGTAGCGGTACCGGTGAGGATCAGTTCCGTAATGATTTCTCCATCCAGGGAAGAAGTCTTCACATTCACATTGAACAGGGCCTGGAGCAGGGGCTCCCGGAACCGGTCCGGGAAAACCAGGTAGGCCACCCGGAGCCCGGCGCACAAAGGTTTGGAGGTGCCGCTCACATACAGGCTCTGTTCCGGAACCAGCCGGGCCAGGGGGCCCTGGTAATCGGCTACGGTGCCGGCGGTGAAGAAGGCGTGGATGTCATCCTCCACCAGGATCAGCTGTTCCTTCCGGATCACCTGGGCCAGGGCCTGTTTCCGCCGTTCCGAGATCATCCGGGTGGTGGGATTGCAGCAGCTGGGCATCAGGAATACACCCTTCAGGGCGTTGAGCCGGTGCTGCCGTTCCAGGAGATCCGCCCGCATTCCCTCTTCATCACTGCCAATGGCCACCAGCTGGAGATGGTGGAGCCGGGCCAGCTCGATGAAATTGGCATAGGTATAGGTATCCACCCCGATCCGGTCCCCCGGGTCGAAGAGGGCCAGCAGCGCCAGGGCCAGGCCGTTCTGGGTGCCGGATACCAGCACCAGATGGTCCGGGTCCGTTTCCAGCCCGATGTTCTTCAGCCAGTTGACTCCGGCCGCCTTCTGATGGGGCATGCCGGTGGGACAGGCGTAATCCAGCAGCCGGGGAAAAGTCTTCCGCCCGGCGATTTCCCGGGCCAGATTCCGGATCTGATCCGGCAGCACCTGGAAGGGATTCTCGAACCCCAGATCGATCAGCGCCGGCCGGGCCGCTTCCGTGGAAATGGTCACGGACCGGGCCGCACTGGACGACACAAAAGTGCCGCTGCCGGTAACCGCCTGGAGCAGGCCCTTCAGTTCGCACAGCTTGTAAGCCCGGGTCACCGTGGTGAAATTGATGCCCAGGAACCGGGCCAGTTCCCGCTGGGGAGGCAGACGGGTGCCCGGAGCCAGGGTACCGGAAGCAATGGCTTCCTTCAGCTGCCGGGCCAGGGACAGATAGATGGGACGGGTAAGGGTTTCCCGGTCCGGTTTCCAGGATAGCGGATAGGTAAGAAATGAATTGACGGCCATAAATACCTCCTGCAATTGTATTCCATACAATTATACTGATTATTGTATGGAATATCAATCATTTTGTTGGCTTTTTTCCCTGTTTCCCTTCTTTTTTCTGGTTTTATGAAAAGAATACCGGGATTGTTTTTTCAAACAATTTTGTAATGCATACATTTTCCTGATTGATTGTACGTATTTTCCATGATATGCTGATGGTGCAAATGATACGAATTGGAGGTACCGTCATGAAGCCAAGCTCTCTTTCCCTTTCCCGTCCCTGCATCGCCAGCCTGCCTTCCCTTGTCCGGGACCGGCGGATCCAGGCCCTGCGCTGTGCCTTTCCCCATACTCTGCCCATCCTGGCCGGCTTCCTGTTCCTGGGGCTCACCTATGGAATCTGGATGCATGCTGCCGGGTTCCCCTTCTGGTACCCCATGTTCATGAGTCTCCTGATTTTTTCCGGTTCCGTGGAATTCGTCCTGGTAAACCTGATGGTGGGAGTCTTCGATCCCGCCCAGGTCTTCCTGGTGAGCCTGATGATCAATGCCCGGCATCTATTCTACGGTCTGTCCATGCTGGACCGGTACAAGGGCACCGGCTGGAAAAAGCTCTACCTGATTTTCGGGCTCTGCGATGAAACCTTTTCCATCAACTATACCGCCCGGATCCCGGAAAATGTGGACCGTGGCTGGTTCCTGTTCTTCATCACCTTCCTGGACCATATGTACTGGTTCATCGGTGCCACCCTGGGCGGCCTGTTCGGTGGCTGTCTACGGTTCGACACCCGGGGGCTGGGGTTCGTCCTGACCGCCATGTTCGTGGTGATTTTCCTGGAACAGTGGCTGAAGGAAGACAGCCATGTAAGCTCCCTTTTGGGACTGGGGATTGCCCTGGTGATGCTGAACCTGACCGGCTCGCAGCACTTCCTGCTGCCGTCCCTGGGGGCCATCCTGGCCGTCCTGCTGCTGCTTCAGAAGAACCTGGAACAGAAAGGAGCCCGGCCATGAGCTTCTTCCAGCATCTTGCCATCCTGTTCCTGGCCATCATCAGCACCCAGCTGACCCGGTTCCTGCCCTTCCTGCTGTTCCCGGCAGGGAAACCCACCCCGGCCCGGGTCCGGTACCTGGGCACGGTGCTGCCATCGGCAGTATTCGGTCTCCTGGTGATCTACTGCCTCAAGGACGTTTCCTTCACCACTGGTACCCACGGACTTCCGGAACTGCTGTCCATGGGCGTGGTGATCCTGCTCCACCTGTGGAAGCGCCAGTTTCTCCTCTCCATGGCCGGAGGGACTCTGTGCTATATGGTGATGGTGCAGATGGGGGCCTTTACCTGAATGAAGGCCCCCATCGTGGTCAGTTGTCAATGGTCAATTGCCGAATGATAAAATTTGCAAGCAAATTTTTAATTAACAGTAAAAAATATAATTATTGCCATATCAGACACAATATGGATTTTGCATAATAAAAGAACCCGTCCATTCAGGCGGGTTCTTTCCTTTGGCCATTGACATTTAACCATTGACAGACCAACTTCACTCCGCCTCAAACAGCGGCAGATTGGCCAGGACGGTGATGTCCTTCCGTCCCATGGAGTCTCCTTCGGCCAGGATGGCCATTTTTCCGTTCACCGTGCCTCCGGCTTTGGCCACCAGTTCTTCCAGGGCCTTCATGGAGCCTCCGGTGCTGATCACATCGTCCACCAGGGTCACTTTGTGGCCCCGGACCCGGTCGATGTCCTCATCCTGGAGGCAGAGCATCTGCTTGCCCTGGGTGGTGATGGATTCATCCTCCACAATCAGGGGATGTTCCATATAGGCCTTGATGGATTTCCGGGCCACGATGTACCGGGGCATGCCCAGGATCCGGGCCATGGCCTGGACCAGGGGAATCCCCTTGGTCTCTGCCGCCATCAGGATGTCCGTCCCCTCCGGCACCTTTTTGGCCAGCTCTGCCGCGGTCTTTTCCACGATTTCCGTATCCCCCAGGATCACGAATCCGGCAATGGCCAGGGTATCCGAAATATTGATTACCGGCAGGGACCGTTTCACCCCTGCCACTTCCAGTTCATAAAAGCGCTTTGCCACCTTGGCACCCTCCCCATTTTACTTTTCGATGCCTGTTTATCCACAGGCGGGATCCCCGCTGGTACACGGTTTTCTCCCGTTCAGGCTTCGGTTATCCACACTATCCACAGCACAGATGTTCATAAGTGGATAACTCTGTGCATAACTTACAGATCGTTGGTCATACGGGGCGGCATGCTCCATTCCACCAGCACCCCGGTATTCACCCACAGCCGGGTAAGCGCCTGCTGGCAGTCTTCCCAGCTTTTCCGGGGATCCACGGTGATTTCCCCGAAATGGTAGGTGCATTCGTCCGTAGGGACTTCCAGTTTCCGGGGCTGGTTCAAAAAGTCCCGTACTTTCTGGGCCGCTGCTTCCCCATCCGGAATGAAAACCGTCATTTCATGGGTTTCTTCGTTGTAATCCAGATATCCATAATGTCCATTGTAGTTTAAGGTAACACTTTGCACTGCCATTTCTCGCACCGCACCTCTCTTTATGATAAGCCATTATATCACAAAAACGGTGCCGCCGTCATTCTTCCCTGCGGACCATGGGCTTCAGCCGCTGTTCCATGGGCATGGATTTTTTGGGCGCATGGGATTTGGCCCGCTGCATCATGGCCGCCTGGACGCTGATCCGCTTCCGGCCGTGGGGATAGGCCCGGCGCCAGGTCCCGTTGGCCAGCATGCCATGGGCTCCCACATTGTCCTTCAGGCACAGGTCCAGGAATTCCTTCACCCGGTCGATATGGGCCTTCCGTTCCACCGGGAACAGCAGTTCCACCCGGTCGTTCAGGTTCCGGGGCATCATGTCCGCACTGGACAGGTACAATTCCTCATTGCCGTTGTTGGCAAAATAGTACACCCGGCTGTGTTCCAGGAACCGCCCGATGATGGACCGGACGGTGATGTTTTCGCTGACCCCTTTGATCCCGGGCCGCAGGCCGCAGATGCCCCGGACGATCAGGTCGATTTTCACCCCGGCCTGGGACGCTTCGTAGAACTTCCGGATCACCGGCTGGTCGATGAGGGAATTCATCTTGGCGGCAATGTACCCGGTGCCCCCGGCTTTCACATGGGCGATTTCCCGGTCCACCAGTTCGTAGATCTTTTCCCGGAGGCCGATGGGAGCCATCACCAGCTTGTTGAACACCGGCGGTTCAGAATAACCGCTGAGCACATTGAAGAAGGCGGAAGCATCCTGGCCGTACTGGTCGTTGGCGGTGAGCAGCCCCAGGTCCGTGTACAGCTTGGCGGTCTTGTCGTTGTAGTTCCCGGTGCCCAGATGCACATACCGTTTGATCCCGTCCGCTTCCTTCCGAACGATCAGGATGATCTTGGAATGGGTCTTCAGTCCCATGAGCCCGTAGATCACGTGACAGCCGGCCTTTTCCAGCCGCCGGGCCCAGACGATGTTGTTTTCTTCGTCGAACCGGGCTTTCAGTTCCACCAGGGCAGTCACCTGCTTGCCGTTTTCCGCCGCCCGGGCCAGGGCCGCCACCAGGGGAGAATTGCCGCTGACCCGGTACAGGGTCTGTTTGATGGCCAGCACCTGGGGGTCTTCCGCCGCTTCCGACACCAGCTTCACAATGGGGTCGAAGCTTTCATAGGGATGATGGAGCAGGATGTCATGTTCCCGGATCTTCCCGAACAGATCCTCATAATCCGGCAGTTCTTCCGGCTGCTGTCCGGTGTAGGGAGTGAACTTCCACTGGTCCATCCCCGGCTGGTCGATGAATTTGTTCAGGAAGGTCAGATCCAGAGGCCCCTGGATTTCATATACATCCCGGGGTTCCAGATCCAGATTCTCCACCAGGAAATCCTTCAGGTACTTGTCATCGGTGGCGTTGATTTCCAGCCGCACCGCAGCCCCCCGCTTCCGTTTCCGCAGGGACCGTTCGATTTCCTTCATCAGATCCCGGGTGGCGTCTTCCTCCACTTCCAGGTCGCTGTCCCGGGTGATCCGGAAGGAAACCATGTCCACGATGGTGAGCCCTTTGAAAAGGTCCTGGCAGTGTTCCATGATCAGGTCTTCCAGGAACACATAGGACCGTTCCCCATCCCGGCCCATCAGGGAAATGAACCGGGGCAGCACCGAAGGCACCTGAACGAAGGCGATTTTCTGTTCTCCCTTCTGGTCCCGGAGCTCCACGGCAATGTTCAGGGATTTGTTGGCCAGGAAGGGGAAGGGACGGGCCGCATCCACCGCCATGGGTGTCAGCACCGGAAAGACCATTTCCTGGTAGTAGTTTTCCAGTTCTCTCCGCTGGTCCGGTTCCACGTCCTTCACCCGGGAAAACCGGATGGCATATTTTTCCAGTTCATTGACCAGAGCAAAGAAGTACCGGTACTTCAGCTTCATCTGGTTGTGGGCGGACAGGGCGATGTTCCGCAGCTGGTCCTCTACATTCAGGCCTGCCGCATCCACATGGTCCACTCCTGCCGCTTTCTGTTCGATCAGCCCGGCCACCCGGACCATGAAGAATTCATCCAGGTTGGACGCAGAAATAGCCACGAACCGCAGCCGCTCCAGCAGGGGCAGGTTCCGCACTCCGGCCTCCCGCAGTACCCGCAGGTTGAATTTCAGCCAGCTCAGTTCCCGGTTCACGTAATATTCTGGTTTGTTCAGATCGATTTTCATCATTTCTCCTCTGCTTTCTCCAAAACCGGCCGCAGGCCGAATACTTCTTCAAAGAAACCGCTCCGTTTGCTGAAGATCCACTCTTCCAGGGACAGGTTTTCCCGGCTTTTGGCCCGGACCCGCAGTTCGTTGCCCCGGATGGCCACTTTGCAGTCCCTGATCTTCTGCCGGCCGCTGATGTCCAGGGAATCCGCCAGCCGCAAAATGCCGGCCAGTTTGGCCACCAGAGGCGGGATCCCGCTGCCAAAATCTTTGGGCTCGCTGCCGTTCAGTTCCGGCCGTTCCAGAGTATACAGATAGGAAATCTGTGCGATGGTGTGGCACTGTTCCTCACTGAACCCCAGCAGGTCCGCGCTGTCGATCAGATAGTAGTTGTACCGGTCGTAGGTCCGCATGGACGCGTA is a genomic window containing:
- a CDS encoding homocysteine S-methyltransferase family protein — encoded protein: MNFTEALHTRRLFFDGAMGTMLQEAGLQPGELPETWNLLHPEKVRAIHQAYVRAGVDILKTNTFGANGLKFGAAHGQPEVEELVRAGVENARAAFAAEVRDGFVALDLGPTGKLLQPFGDLPFAEAVALYAAQVKAGAAAGADLILIETMSDSYEAKAAILAAKENADLPIVCTFTFDEDGKLLNGADVTTALVMAESLGVSAVGFNCGQGPDTLVKLVPQALQAVDIPLVANPNAGLPVQKDGKTVFHIDGEGYAPLMVPFAEAGVSVLGGCCGTTPDHIARLIEACRDIPLPAPRSGAPCAIAGYGRAVDFEGMPVIIGERINPTGKPRLKEALKSQNMDYVCQLALEQLDKGAQVLDVNVGVPGVDEPALIEKVILTLQSITSVPLQIDTSNIEAMERALRIYNGRPLLNSVNGKAENMADVLPLAKKYGAALVGLCLDEGGIADTAKGRLEVADKVIAEAGKYGIPARDMVMDPLAMTISTGGQNARIDLEVIRQLKARNIKTVMGVSNISFGLPSRDAVNSAFFALAMEAGLSAGIINPNSGAMMGAYIAYGALSGKDEGCKKYVEYFADAPQMVAVAKSQGGAKPAAKGPQKEYPLEEAIVKGLTSQVENGVRKQLAEGKPALDIINESMIPGLNIVGDLFEKKKLFLPQLLVSADAAKAGFEILKQSIAKGASTEKGDPIVICTVKGDIHDIGKNIVKVLLENYGYQVIDLGKDVPPEEVVKAAREHDARLVGLSALMTTTVGSMEETIRQLRQALPDCRVMVGGAVMTEEYARTIGADFYGANAVASVHYANQLFHK
- a CDS encoding vitamin B12 dependent-methionine synthase activation domain-containing protein, whose product is MGNLRIQFDEKEALRYFGARPGDDQAKVTVDRAFLQLRNEVQPRNILQQWSCRVIQGTEREKGRVILENGTEFVSSGLARHLEGCDALLLFGATLGARVDTALRRISIRSIAEGAAAQAVASSLIESYLDQQEILWKEDLPDTWQYRSRFSPGYGDWDLGEQQKIFRLLNCPKTIGLTLTAGGIMAPTKSVTAVIGIDRSGKEPRETEMGRCGKKNKCAACGNVDCPFRQEES
- a CDS encoding methylenetetrahydrofolate reductase, with protein sequence MKIIDLLKSPKVCVSCELFPPKKGSELEHAQEIVRTIAIQGVDYMSVTYGAGGTAVGKSVALVSEIERCGVPALAHLTCVGADEGKIEGVLDQLKDAHVENVLALRGDLPQGQDHPLGDYAHASDLVKKIKSYGDFCVGGATYPEGHPEAAGLDEDLEHTKMKVEAGCDFLVTQMFFDNSMFYNFMYRLLAKGIQVPVVAGIMPVTNLKQIEKIFTLSGTPVPAPLRAMAERFADHPAALKQAGMAYAIGQIVDLIANGFTNIHIYTMNKPEIIGGIRSNLSEIIRC
- a CDS encoding PLP-dependent aminotransferase family protein; its protein translation is MAVNSFLTYPLSWKPDRETLTRPIYLSLARQLKEAIASGTLAPGTRLPPQRELARFLGINFTTVTRAYKLCELKGLLQAVTGSGTFVSSSAARSVTISTEAARPALIDLGFENPFQVLPDQIRNLAREIAGRKTFPRLLDYACPTGMPHQKAAGVNWLKNIGLETDPDHLVLVSGTQNGLALALLALFDPGDRIGVDTYTYANFIELARLHHLQLVAIGSDEEGMRADLLERQHRLNALKGVFLMPSCCNPTTRMISERRKQALAQVIRKEQLILVEDDIHAFFTAGTVADYQGPLARLVPEQSLYVSGTSKPLCAGLRVAYLVFPDRFREPLLQALFNVNVKTSSLDGEIITELILTGTATAMVRKKQELAAERNRLFFRYFPELEGQGHPLSFYRWLPIPDTRSGAEVEQDLQQQGIRVYHSDRFLCGKRGLQAYLRVALSTEPDIVRLEQGLVRLRDWIRGKKEK
- a CDS encoding AzlC family ABC transporter permease — protein: MKPSSLSLSRPCIASLPSLVRDRRIQALRCAFPHTLPILAGFLFLGLTYGIWMHAAGFPFWYPMFMSLLIFSGSVEFVLVNLMVGVFDPAQVFLVSLMINARHLFYGLSMLDRYKGTGWKKLYLIFGLCDETFSINYTARIPENVDRGWFLFFITFLDHMYWFIGATLGGLFGGCLRFDTRGLGFVLTAMFVVIFLEQWLKEDSHVSSLLGLGIALVMLNLTGSQHFLLPSLGAILAVLLLLQKNLEQKGARP
- a CDS encoding branched-chain amino acid transporter permease, which produces MSFFQHLAILFLAIISTQLTRFLPFLLFPAGKPTPARVRYLGTVLPSAVFGLLVIYCLKDVSFTTGTHGLPELLSMGVVILLHLWKRQFLLSMAGGTLCYMVMVQMGAFT
- a CDS encoding phosphoribosyltransferase family protein gives rise to the protein MAKRFYELEVAGVKRSLPVINISDTLAIAGFVILGDTEIVEKTAAELAKKVPEGTDILMAAETKGIPLVQAMARILGMPRYIVARKSIKAYMEHPLIVEDESITTQGKQMLCLQDEDIDRVRGHKVTLVDDVISTGGSMKALEELVAKAGGTVNGKMAILAEGDSMGRKDITVLANLPLFEAE
- a CDS encoding RNA degradosome polyphosphate kinase yields the protein MKIDLNKPEYYVNRELSWLKFNLRVLREAGVRNLPLLERLRFVAISASNLDEFFMVRVAGLIEQKAAGVDHVDAAGLNVEDQLRNIALSAHNQMKLKYRYFFALVNELEKYAIRFSRVKDVEPDQRRELENYYQEMVFPVLTPMAVDAARPFPFLANKSLNIAVELRDQKGEQKIAFVQVPSVLPRFISLMGRDGERSYVFLEDLIMEHCQDLFKGLTIVDMVSFRITRDSDLEVEEDATRDLMKEIERSLRKRKRGAAVRLEINATDDKYLKDFLVENLDLEPRDVYEIQGPLDLTFLNKFIDQPGMDQWKFTPYTGQQPEELPDYEDLFGKIREHDILLHHPYESFDPIVKLVSEAAEDPQVLAIKQTLYRVSGNSPLVAALARAAENGKQVTALVELKARFDEENNIVWARRLEKAGCHVIYGLMGLKTHSKIILIVRKEADGIKRYVHLGTGNYNDKTAKLYTDLGLLTANDQYGQDASAFFNVLSGYSEPPVFNKLVMAPIGLREKIYELVDREIAHVKAGGTGYIAAKMNSLIDQPVIRKFYEASQAGVKIDLIVRGICGLRPGIKGVSENITVRSIIGRFLEHSRVYYFANNGNEELYLSSADMMPRNLNDRVELLFPVERKAHIDRVKEFLDLCLKDNVGAHGMLANGTWRRAYPHGRKRISVQAAMMQRAKSHAPKKSMPMEQRLKPMVRREE